The Bradysia coprophila strain Holo2 chromosome X unlocalized genomic scaffold, BU_Bcop_v1 contig_12, whole genome shotgun sequence genome window below encodes:
- the LOC119067126 gene encoding dnaJ homolog subfamily C member 25 homolog, translating into MYQVIKYPAFVLILLMSIDGGSSQLLEGLYCGKQNCYDVLSVNRDSTRSEISKAYRQLAKKFHPDVHHNIDAKREAEIKFKEIATAYEILRDDESRTDYDYMLDNPQEYYAHYYRYYRRRVSPKVDVRLVLVVTISVISIIQYYSAWQRYESAIKYFLTVPKYRLKAAEIVQSRQGKDLTKKSKGKLSKAEQKEENEKLIRQIIEENMDIKGAYAKPEIKNILWIQLLMSPYTITMYFVWYFRWIFNFTIMKKPYGDEEKLYLIRKHLGMGQNQFNAVEEETKNEYLELELWIKTNFIKWKKEKEEEMKLNLAENPRYKQIRRYMRNHEPRRMTFDD; encoded by the coding sequence ATGTACCAAGTCATCAAATATCCAGCTTTCGTACTCATTTTGCTGATGAGTATCGATGGTGGTTCCAGCCAATTGTTGGAAGGTCTATATTGCGGTAAACAGAACTGCTATGACGTGCTATCGGTAAACAGAGACTCAACTCGATCAGAGATCTCAAAGGCTTATCGACAGTTAGCCAAAAAATTCCATCCGGATGTCCATCATAATATCGACGCAAAACGCGAGGccgaaattaaattcaaagaaattgcAACCGCCTACGAGATTCTACGTGACGATGAATCGCGAACCGATTACGATTATATGTTGGACAATCCACAAGAATATTATGCACATTACTACCGCTACTATAGGAGACGTGTATCGCCGAAAGTTGATGTTCGTCTGGTGCTGGTCGTTACAATATCCGTAATTTCGATCATTCAGTACTACAGTGCATGGCAGAGGTATGAGAGtgccataaaatattttctaacgGTGCCAAAGTATCGGCTCAAAGCTGCAGAAATAGTGCAGTCAAGGCAAGGTAAAGatttgaccaaaaaaagcAAAGGGAAACTAAGCAAAGCTGAACAGAAAGAAGAGAACGAGAAACTGATTCGGCAAataatcgaagaaaatatggaCATCAAAGGGGCATACGCCAAGCcggaaataaaaaacattttgtggaTTCAGTTGCTCATGTCACCGTACACAATTACCATGTACTTTGTGTGGTACTTTCGatggatttttaatttcacGATAATGAAAAAACCGTATGGTGATGAAGAGAAATTGTACCTGATTCGAAAGCATCTGGGCATGGgacaaaatcaattcaatgcGGTGGAAGAGGAGACGAAAAACGAGTACCTAGAATTGGAACTGTGGATCAAAACCAATTTCATCAAgtggaaaaaggaaaaagagGAAGAAATGAAGCTGAATTTGGCCGAGAATCCGCGTTACAAACAAATCCGACGGTATATGAGAAACCACGAGCCAAGAAGAATGACGTTCGACGATTGA